The Parashewanella spongiae genome has a window encoding:
- a CDS encoding NAD(P)-dependent oxidoreductase has protein sequence MSDSKKDPDMSSHRLPNDEYLKNFSDIKPPLSQYEAHIEANRCLYCEDAPCISACPTGINIPSFIQKIADKNTDGAATTILDSNILGGSCARVCPTEILCEGVCVRNKSPEFSPVKIGRLQRFALDTYQPDQHPYQRSPATGRTIAVVGAGPAGLACAHKLSRLGHNVTIFDKQAKAGGLNEYGIAQYKMVDNFAQKEVDFIMALGGIQLKTQQALGEQLQLDSLRNEFDAVFLGVGLSNSKALGLEQTDIHGLESSLDFISELRQSDDLSQITIGNKIVVIGAGNTAIDIACQSKRLGAEQVTLVYRRGESHMPATSKELEFAKQNSVKIITWARPSSLKVINNQLVAIQFEKTALDTSNNLIGTESFFELPADTVYKAIGQSFLFNCFAGSEPPELINGRIDINEQFQTSLNNVWAGGDCVVLGEDLTVQAVEHGKQAADSIHHHLIWSKGNGDA, from the coding sequence ATGAGTGACAGCAAAAAAGATCCGGATATGAGTAGCCATAGGTTACCCAATGATGAATACCTTAAAAACTTCTCTGACATAAAGCCCCCTCTTAGTCAGTATGAAGCCCATATTGAAGCTAATCGTTGTTTATATTGTGAGGATGCACCTTGCATATCAGCCTGTCCGACAGGCATTAATATCCCTTCTTTTATTCAAAAAATTGCCGATAAAAATACCGATGGTGCCGCCACAACAATTTTAGACTCAAACATACTTGGCGGCAGCTGTGCACGCGTGTGCCCAACAGAAATACTTTGTGAAGGTGTTTGCGTACGCAACAAGTCACCAGAATTTTCACCGGTCAAAATTGGCCGCTTGCAACGCTTTGCATTAGATACTTATCAACCTGATCAACACCCATACCAGAGATCTCCAGCAACAGGTAGAACCATTGCTGTTGTAGGTGCAGGTCCTGCTGGATTAGCCTGCGCGCACAAATTGTCGCGGTTAGGTCATAACGTCACTATTTTTGATAAGCAGGCTAAAGCTGGGGGACTCAACGAATATGGGATTGCCCAATACAAAATGGTCGATAACTTCGCTCAAAAAGAAGTTGACTTCATCATGGCACTTGGTGGTATTCAACTGAAAACACAACAAGCTTTAGGAGAACAACTCCAATTAGATTCACTTCGTAATGAGTTTGACGCCGTATTTCTCGGTGTAGGTTTATCAAATAGTAAAGCACTAGGACTTGAACAAACAGACATTCACGGGCTTGAAAGCAGTTTAGATTTCATATCTGAATTAAGACAGTCGGACGACTTATCTCAAATAACCATTGGCAATAAAATAGTCGTCATTGGCGCAGGAAACACCGCGATAGATATTGCTTGCCAATCTAAGCGATTAGGCGCGGAGCAAGTGACGTTAGTCTATCGACGTGGTGAATCACACATGCCTGCAACCTCAAAAGAACTGGAATTTGCTAAACAAAATTCTGTCAAGATTATCACATGGGCGAGGCCTTCGAGCCTAAAGGTTATAAACAATCAACTTGTTGCTATTCAATTTGAAAAAACAGCCCTTGATACAAGTAACAATTTAATTGGCACTGAAAGCTTTTTTGAATTACCTGCAGACACAGTTTATAAAGCCATCGGGCAAAGCTTTTTATTTAATTGTTTTGCAGGCAGCGAGCCACCTGAATTAATCAACGGCCGCATCGACATTAATGAGCAATTTCAAACTTCTCTCAATAATGTGTGGGCAGGTGGAGACTGTGTTGTTCTTGGGGAAGATCTTACTGTCCAAGCTGTTGAGCATGGGAAGCAAGCCGCTGATTCAATACATCATCATTTAATATGGAGCAAAGGTAATGGCGACGCTTAA
- the queG gene encoding tRNA epoxyqueuosine(34) reductase QueG — protein MLSADTLRQLADKIKLWGKELGFAHIGICDTDLTSEEPKLQQWLDNGYHGDMHYMANHGMMRARPHELQPGCLRVISARMDYLSPNAGFAINLRDPNLAYISRYAGGRDYHKMMRNRLKKLGDRIADEMKSLGEELPDYRPFVDSAPVLERPLAEKAGIGWTGKHSLILNKDAGSWFFLGELMINLPLPVDIPIKEGCNTCVACIKSCPTNAIVEPYVVDGRRCISYLTIEHQGSIDKELRPLMGNRIYGCDDCQLVCPVNGAAPLTNESDFHTRDELTQPKLLDLFHWTEPEFLTRMQGSPIRRIGHQQWLRNIAIALGNAPFSNEVIESLTSKVASGELNEVALEHVHWAIEQQKSKQITQTDVVNRKTYRVIKAVEKGLPRDA, from the coding sequence ATGCTATCTGCTGACACGTTAAGGCAACTTGCTGACAAAATTAAACTCTGGGGTAAGGAGCTAGGCTTCGCTCATATCGGTATTTGTGACACCGACTTAACATCAGAAGAACCTAAGCTCCAACAGTGGTTAGATAATGGCTATCATGGTGATATGCATTATATGGCCAATCATGGCATGATGCGCGCTCGTCCGCATGAGCTTCAGCCCGGTTGCCTGCGTGTTATCAGTGCTCGAATGGATTATCTTTCTCCCAATGCTGGTTTTGCAATTAATCTCCGCGATCCTAATTTAGCTTATATCTCTCGTTATGCAGGTGGGCGTGACTACCACAAAATGATGCGTAATCGTCTTAAAAAATTAGGCGATAGAATTGCAGATGAAATGAAAAGTCTAGGAGAGGAGTTGCCTGACTATCGACCATTTGTCGATTCGGCTCCTGTACTTGAACGACCATTAGCCGAAAAAGCAGGGATAGGTTGGACAGGTAAGCACTCATTAATACTCAATAAAGACGCTGGAAGTTGGTTTTTCCTTGGTGAACTGATGATCAATTTGCCACTTCCTGTTGATATTCCAATTAAAGAAGGATGCAACACCTGCGTAGCATGCATTAAATCTTGCCCTACCAATGCGATTGTCGAACCTTATGTCGTTGATGGCCGCCGTTGTATTTCATACCTGACTATTGAGCATCAAGGGTCAATAGATAAAGAGTTAAGACCTTTAATGGGCAATAGGATTTATGGTTGTGATGATTGCCAGTTAGTGTGTCCTGTTAACGGCGCTGCACCCTTAACAAATGAAAGTGATTTTCATACTCGAGATGAATTAACCCAGCCCAAACTGCTCGATTTATTTCATTGGACAGAGCCTGAATTTTTAACTCGGATGCAGGGCAGTCCTATCCGCCGAATAGGGCATCAGCAATGGCTGCGAAATATTGCCATTGCGTTGGGTAATGCGCCATTTTCGAATGAGGTTATTGAGTCATTAACATCAAAAGTCGCATCGGGTGAGCTTAATGAAGTTGCCTTGGAGCATGTCCATTGGGCCATTGAGCAGCAAAAGTCGAAACAAATCACTCAAACCGATGTGGTCAATCGTAAGACATATCGAGTCATAAAAGCTGTCGAAAAAGGCCTGCCCAGAGATGCTTAA
- a CDS encoding TonB-dependent receptor plug domain-containing protein yields the protein MNKNDFVTKLVFLPMLLGTTGQTVLAADNNNSQATDEKVEKISVIGSRSAKQRSVADSTVPIDLISEEDINAIGNTADITDNLKALVPSYIATPATGDGSAFVRPTSLRGTAPDQTLVLIDGKRRHRSALVQFFAPAAGNGAHGADVAMIPSIALKRIEVLRDGASSQYGSDAIAGVINFVTKDASEGGTVNLQYGQFYEGESSIKFGFNKGLELGENGFANFSLEYVDNEALSRGLIRPDAQSYIDSGVQGVGADSPFGDAPFTQTWGRPETDALRLFLNAGVELDGNMSLYSRVNYADTSGRYRFFYRNQNHSTLTALKALGFTGKQTEVGFTPYLDGDQKDFSIIFGLEGEFANDTTYDFSISHGSNELDYFLSNTVNPDLGLDSNLQIPQMDFNVGGYKQQELNINADFSTTVGEDLNVAYGAEWRKETYTSIAGEPNSYLGAGSSGFKGINPNDAGDVSRDNYAVYIDVEHDVTDALLMQYALRYEDFSDFGGTTNYKVAANYSVTDDFSLRGAVSTGFHAPTPGQSSVSSIITTFDGTTGLQVEEGLIPATHPLAIQYGGQKIKEEESTNISLGFVTNVGEATSITLDAYKISVDDRIYRTGNIATSDSTSISFYTNALDVEHQGIDLVVTSEFDSIDTNIALSYSYNTIDVVGQRSVSGQKPVSDATVEDIENNFPNSRFVLTSHTVFSDDLSLMLRANYYGSHYDERGRIGAAENPTAEIGATIYFDAELSYQFSEEVQVKFGVTNLFDSYVDEIDAPYANRRSVGLQYPRRSAANYEGGSWYLGVSYDF from the coding sequence ATGAACAAAAATGATTTCGTAACTAAGTTGGTTTTCCTCCCTATGTTATTAGGAACCACGGGTCAAACAGTTTTAGCCGCCGACAACAACAACTCACAAGCTACGGACGAGAAAGTCGAAAAAATTTCGGTTATTGGTTCACGTAGTGCCAAACAACGCTCAGTCGCAGATTCAACCGTTCCGATTGATCTTATTTCTGAAGAAGACATCAATGCTATCGGCAACACGGCTGATATTACCGATAATCTAAAAGCACTTGTGCCCAGTTATATTGCCACGCCCGCTACAGGAGATGGTAGCGCATTTGTCAGACCAACATCCCTTAGAGGTACAGCGCCCGATCAAACTTTAGTTTTGATCGATGGTAAACGTCGCCATCGCTCGGCACTGGTTCAATTTTTTGCTCCCGCAGCAGGTAATGGGGCTCACGGGGCTGATGTGGCCATGATCCCTAGTATCGCCTTGAAGCGGATTGAAGTATTACGAGATGGTGCATCATCTCAATATGGTTCTGATGCGATTGCTGGTGTCATAAACTTTGTCACAAAAGATGCATCAGAAGGCGGTACGGTTAACTTACAGTATGGTCAGTTCTATGAGGGCGAATCGAGCATCAAGTTTGGGTTCAATAAAGGTCTAGAATTAGGTGAAAATGGTTTTGCCAACTTCAGCCTTGAATATGTCGATAATGAAGCCTTATCAAGAGGATTAATTCGACCTGATGCTCAAAGCTATATCGATTCTGGTGTTCAAGGGGTAGGGGCGGACTCTCCTTTTGGTGATGCACCTTTCACTCAAACATGGGGCAGACCCGAGACAGATGCATTACGTCTGTTTTTGAATGCAGGTGTTGAACTAGATGGCAATATGAGTTTGTACAGTCGTGTTAATTATGCTGATACCTCTGGGCGCTATCGATTTTTTTACCGTAATCAAAATCATTCTACTTTAACAGCTCTAAAAGCGTTAGGGTTTACTGGTAAGCAAACTGAAGTGGGTTTCACACCTTATTTAGATGGTGATCAAAAAGATTTCAGTATTATCTTTGGGTTAGAAGGTGAATTTGCCAATGATACTACTTACGATTTCAGTATCAGTCATGGCTCGAATGAGCTTGATTACTTTTTAAGTAACACCGTTAACCCTGACTTGGGGTTAGATAGTAATTTACAGATCCCTCAGATGGACTTTAATGTTGGTGGCTATAAGCAGCAAGAACTCAACATTAATGCTGATTTTTCGACGACAGTAGGAGAAGATCTTAATGTCGCCTATGGTGCTGAGTGGCGTAAAGAGACTTACACCTCTATTGCAGGAGAGCCAAACTCATACTTAGGTGCGGGTTCGAGTGGTTTTAAAGGTATTAATCCAAACGATGCTGGTGATGTTTCGAGAGATAACTACGCTGTTTATATTGATGTCGAACATGATGTGACTGATGCGTTATTAATGCAGTATGCCCTGCGTTATGAAGACTTCTCTGATTTTGGTGGCACGACTAACTATAAAGTTGCTGCCAATTATAGTGTTACGGATGATTTTTCGTTACGTGGTGCAGTATCGACGGGTTTTCATGCACCGACACCGGGTCAATCAAGTGTTAGTTCTATTATTACAACCTTCGATGGCACAACTGGTTTGCAAGTTGAAGAAGGTTTGATCCCTGCGACCCATCCTCTTGCGATTCAATACGGTGGTCAAAAAATCAAAGAGGAAGAATCGACCAATATCAGCTTAGGTTTTGTCACTAATGTTGGGGAAGCAACTTCAATTACTCTAGATGCATACAAAATTTCAGTTGATGATAGAATTTATCGAACCGGTAATATTGCAACGAGTGATAGTACATCGATTTCTTTTTATACGAACGCGTTGGATGTTGAGCATCAAGGTATTGATTTAGTGGTTACCTCTGAGTTTGACTCCATTGATACGAACATCGCTTTATCCTATAGCTACAATACAATTGATGTCGTTGGACAGCGAAGTGTAAGTGGTCAAAAGCCTGTATCAGACGCCACCGTTGAAGATATAGAAAATAATTTTCCAAACTCGCGCTTTGTATTAACGTCACATACTGTTTTTAGTGATGACTTGTCATTGATGTTAAGAGCTAACTATTATGGCTCTCACTATGATGAACGAGGACGCATTGGAGCGGCTGAAAACCCAACAGCTGAAATTGGCGCAACGATCTATTTTGATGCAGAACTTTCCTATCAGTTTAGCGAAGAGGTTCAGGTTAAATTCGGTGTGACCAATTTGTTTGACTCGTATGTTGATGAGATTGATGCACCTTATGCGAACCGTCGTAGTGTTGGCTTGCAGTACCCAAGAAGAAGTGCGGCAAATTATGAAGGTGGAAGTTGGTATTTAGGAGTGTCTTACGATTTCTAA
- a CDS encoding NAD-dependent malic enzyme, whose amino-acid sequence MDDNKRHLYLPHAGPAILEAPLINKGTAFTEEERIFFNLEGLVPYAIETIEEQVSRAYEQYKRFDNDLNKHIYLRNIQDTNETLFYRLVQNHITEMMPIIYTPTVGLACERFSKNYRRNRGLFISYPSKERIRDILNNSTRRKVKVIVVTDGERILGLGDQGIGGMGIPIGKLSLYTSCGGISPAHTLPITLDVGTDNPHLLEDPMYMGWRHPRIGGDEYADFVQAFMEAVAERWPDALIQFEDFAQKNAMPLLERYKDKYCCFNDDIQGTAAVTVGSLLAACTAAGTKLSEQRITFLGAGSAGCGIAEAIVAQMVSEGISDAEARGRVFMVDRWGLVLDNMPTLLPFQQKLAQKASLASSWEGVGENISLLDVVTNAKPTVLIGVSGAPGLFTEKVIKTMHANCERPIVFPLSNPTSRVEATPKDVLHWTNGQALVATGSPFKPVVIDDKVYEIAQCNNSYIFPGIGLGVIAAKAKRVSDGMLMASSRALAECSPLAINGKGQLLPSLEDIHEVSKKIAFAVGKVAIEEGLALEVKDEILLNSIEKNFWKPEYRRYKRTSF is encoded by the coding sequence ATGGACGACAATAAACGCCATTTGTATCTCCCACACGCTGGTCCAGCTATTCTAGAAGCCCCTTTGATCAATAAAGGAACGGCTTTTACAGAAGAAGAACGTATCTTCTTTAATTTAGAAGGCTTAGTGCCTTATGCTATCGAAACCATTGAGGAGCAAGTATCTCGAGCTTACGAGCAATATAAACGGTTTGATAATGATCTGAACAAACACATTTATTTGCGTAATATTCAAGATACCAACGAAACATTGTTTTATCGATTGGTGCAAAACCACATTACTGAAATGATGCCTATTATTTACACGCCAACGGTGGGTCTAGCGTGTGAGCGTTTTTCGAAAAACTATCGTCGTAACCGCGGGCTATTTATTTCCTACCCAAGTAAAGAGCGTATACGCGACATTTTAAATAACTCTACTCGTCGAAAAGTAAAAGTTATTGTTGTGACAGATGGTGAGCGTATTCTTGGTCTTGGCGATCAGGGCATTGGTGGTATGGGGATCCCGATTGGTAAGTTATCTCTATACACCAGCTGTGGAGGTATTAGCCCCGCACATACTTTACCAATCACCCTTGATGTTGGTACAGATAATCCACATTTGCTTGAAGATCCAATGTATATGGGCTGGAGACATCCACGTATTGGAGGTGATGAATACGCGGACTTTGTTCAAGCCTTTATGGAAGCCGTTGCTGAGCGCTGGCCTGATGCATTAATTCAATTTGAAGATTTTGCGCAGAAAAATGCGATGCCGCTTCTTGAGCGTTATAAAGACAAATATTGCTGTTTTAATGATGACATTCAAGGTACTGCAGCCGTAACGGTTGGCTCATTACTTGCCGCTTGTACAGCCGCTGGGACTAAATTAAGTGAACAGCGTATTACTTTCCTCGGTGCAGGCAGTGCGGGCTGTGGTATTGCTGAAGCGATCGTTGCTCAAATGGTCTCAGAAGGTATAAGCGATGCAGAAGCTCGCGGCAGAGTATTCATGGTTGATCGCTGGGGTTTGGTGCTTGATAACATGCCAACGCTTTTACCATTTCAGCAAAAACTTGCACAAAAAGCTTCACTTGCTTCAAGCTGGGAAGGCGTGGGTGAAAATATTTCGTTATTAGATGTAGTAACGAATGCGAAGCCTACAGTATTAATTGGTGTGTCAGGGGCGCCGGGGTTGTTCACTGAGAAAGTCATTAAGACGATGCACGCTAATTGTGAACGTCCTATTGTATTCCCTTTGTCTAACCCAACAAGCCGTGTTGAAGCGACACCGAAAGATGTATTGCATTGGACGAATGGACAAGCATTAGTTGCTACAGGTAGCCCATTTAAACCTGTTGTTATTGACGATAAAGTCTATGAAATTGCTCAGTGCAATAACAGTTATATCTTCCCGGGTATTGGATTAGGAGTGATAGCCGCTAAGGCGAAGCGTGTTTCAGATGGTATGCTCATGGCGTCAAGTCGCGCCCTAGCTGAGTGCTCACCGTTAGCCATAAATGGCAAAGGACAATTGTTACCATCACTTGAAGACATTCACGAAGTGAGTAAGAAAATTGCTTTTGCAGTGGGTAAAGTGGCGATTGAAGAAGGATTAGCATTAGAAGTTAAGGATGAAATTCTATTAAATTCGATAGAAAAGAACTTCTGGAAACCAGAGTACCGCCGTTATAAACGTACTTCTTTCTAG
- a CDS encoding DUF1456 family protein, with protein sequence MNNNDILRRLRFVFDYDDAAMIRIFANANATITLHELHHWFRKEEDDLFVSLVDKVFCQFLDGLIIEKRGLREGAEVPKPSSMNNNAIFKKLRIALEMKEQDIIDVLALADLNVSSSELGALFRNPSHKNFKACGDQMLRNFIKGLSLKYRGM encoded by the coding sequence ATGAACAACAATGATATTTTGCGCCGTTTACGTTTTGTATTTGATTATGACGATGCAGCCATGATTAGAATCTTTGCCAACGCAAATGCGACGATCACGCTTCACGAATTGCACCATTGGTTCAGAAAAGAAGAGGATGATCTTTTTGTTTCACTCGTCGACAAAGTGTTTTGTCAGTTTTTAGATGGATTGATTATCGAGAAGCGTGGATTACGCGAAGGTGCTGAAGTGCCAAAGCCAAGCAGTATGAATAATAACGCGATTTTTAAAAAACTGCGTATTGCACTTGAAATGAAAGAGCAAGATATTATTGATGTACTCGCTTTGGCTGATTTGAATGTATCTAGTTCAGAGTTGGGAGCATTGTTCCGCAATCCATCCCATAAAAATTTTAAAGCTTGTGGCGATCAAATGCTTCGTAATTTCATTAAAGGGCTATCTTTAAAATATCGCGGTATGTAG
- the preA gene encoding NAD-dependent dihydropyrimidine dehydrogenase subunit PreA, which yields MATLKSKFIGITSPNPFWLASAPPTDKAYNVYRAFEAGWGGVVWKTLGEAPEPINVSSRYSAHKSQSGEVIGINNIELISDRSLEVNLAEIRQTKIDWPDRAVIVSLMVPCEEASWKAMLNKVAATGCDGIELNFGCPHGMPERGMGAAVGQVPEYVEMITAWCKKHTKLPVIVKLTPNITNIVTSAMAAKKGGADAVSLINTINSITQIDLDSMAGAPNVGGQFTSGGYCGSAVKPIALNMVGQISRNNETGSLPISGIGGISTWRDAAEFISLGAGNVQVCTAAMLHGFKIITELTDGLARWMDSKGYQTIEDFKGAAVPQLTDWKHLDLNYQVIAEINQDSCIECGRCYAACEDTAHQAIKVEKLENGQRHFSVINNECVGCNLCQITCPVPDCITMVKQPTSKPKQSWDQHPKNPFRSNK from the coding sequence ATGGCGACGCTTAAATCCAAATTTATTGGCATAACATCACCGAATCCTTTTTGGTTAGCCTCTGCCCCACCAACAGACAAAGCCTATAATGTATACCGAGCTTTTGAAGCAGGCTGGGGAGGTGTTGTATGGAAAACCTTGGGTGAAGCACCTGAGCCGATTAATGTCAGCTCACGATATTCCGCGCACAAAAGTCAATCTGGTGAAGTTATTGGTATCAATAATATCGAATTGATCAGCGACAGAAGTTTAGAAGTTAATCTTGCTGAAATACGTCAAACCAAAATCGATTGGCCCGATCGCGCTGTGATTGTTTCACTAATGGTGCCATGTGAAGAGGCAAGTTGGAAAGCTATGTTAAATAAAGTTGCAGCTACAGGCTGTGACGGAATAGAGCTCAACTTTGGTTGCCCTCATGGTATGCCTGAGCGCGGCATGGGCGCAGCTGTAGGACAAGTTCCTGAGTATGTAGAAATGATCACGGCTTGGTGTAAAAAGCACACCAAACTGCCTGTTATTGTAAAACTTACTCCGAACATCACCAATATCGTAACCTCTGCTATGGCGGCTAAAAAAGGTGGCGCTGACGCGGTATCCTTGATAAACACCATCAACTCAATTACCCAAATTGATTTAGATAGCATGGCTGGTGCGCCCAATGTAGGCGGTCAATTCACAAGCGGTGGTTATTGTGGCTCTGCAGTCAAACCCATTGCACTTAATATGGTTGGGCAGATATCCAGAAATAACGAAACTGGTTCATTACCGATATCTGGCATTGGTGGCATTTCAACGTGGCGAGATGCAGCTGAATTTATTTCGCTAGGTGCTGGCAATGTTCAAGTGTGCACTGCGGCCATGTTGCACGGTTTTAAAATCATTACAGAATTAACCGATGGCTTAGCCCGCTGGATGGACAGTAAAGGTTATCAAACGATTGAAGACTTCAAAGGCGCAGCCGTCCCACAACTTACGGACTGGAAACACTTAGATTTAAACTACCAAGTAATTGCTGAAATTAATCAAGATTCATGTATCGAGTGCGGTCGTTGTTATGCGGCCTGCGAAGATACCGCACATCAAGCCATTAAAGTCGAAAAATTAGAAAACGGACAACGACATTTTAGTGTGATTAATAATGAATGTGTCGGCTGCAATTTATGCCAAATCACCTGCCCTGTACCTGATTGCATAACTATGGTAAAGCAGCCTACGAGTAAGCCTAAACAAAGTTGGGATCAGCACCCTAAAAACCCGTTTAGGAGCAATAAGTAG
- a CDS encoding Crp/Fnr family transcriptional regulator, translating to MKSAARIQLSSHENLFFQGDPAKRFYLLLNGNLQLYRSNPQGQDKVIEVVREGHTFAEALMFNKQSVYPVSAQAVSECLLISFECDCYRNMLKHNSEACMAVMSDMSVRLRKHINEVEVLSLQNAQSRLLLFLMRHMKNTDENQGRVALDIPKRVLASRLSIQPETFSRLIKKMTANQLISENGHDIIINDVRQLYASVDVPFDSDVRH from the coding sequence ATGAAAAGCGCTGCACGGATTCAATTAAGTTCACACGAAAATTTGTTTTTTCAAGGCGACCCAGCCAAACGCTTTTACCTCTTACTTAACGGAAATCTTCAGCTATATCGAAGTAATCCACAAGGTCAAGATAAAGTCATTGAAGTCGTCCGTGAAGGACATACTTTCGCTGAAGCATTGATGTTTAACAAACAGTCGGTATATCCAGTTTCGGCGCAGGCCGTTTCGGAATGTTTATTAATAAGTTTTGAATGCGATTGTTATCGAAACATGCTTAAACACAATTCAGAAGCTTGTATGGCAGTGATGTCAGATATGAGTGTTAGGTTACGTAAACACATTAATGAAGTCGAAGTATTGTCACTGCAAAACGCTCAATCTCGTTTATTGTTATTTCTCATGCGCCACATGAAGAATACCGATGAAAATCAAGGAAGGGTGGCATTAGACATACCCAAACGAGTGCTCGCCTCAAGATTATCCATTCAGCCAGAAACCTTTTCACGATTAATTAAAAAAATGACCGCCAACCAGCTTATTAGTGAAAATGGTCACGATATTATTATCAACGATGTAAGACAACTTTATGCCAGTGTTGACGTGCCTTTTGATTCAGATGTTCGCCATTAG
- a CDS encoding NAD/NADP-dependent octopine/nopaline dehydrogenase family protein: MNITNEFTEHSNIKNITIVGCGNGGQAIAAHLTYLGYKVTLYAPQNHASTLNYLMQNSEVQCCGELNFKVKIHHVTSDMKDALNNAKYIFLCIPGFAHDEIFNSMYNHLNNGQVVCTFNAHFSALFFYNQLLKQSNKLQVTFVDFNSLPYACRAESPGKISIIAIKKMLSVAMLPRQIMTEVLIELRTILPLELIVHQSVIKLGLTIPDGITHPINTLLNAGRIGNGNLPFYFYKDGISEKTATLITEMDKERQHIGKLCGFEICSYVEMLNQFYGTSFNSIYDFFTQSAVHNEQYLCPNNMNDRYIEQDVPYILVPWFTLGLRLGYEAKVMSSIINLSSLINQKDYLQLGRSLKHVPLLEEIYNENK; the protein is encoded by the coding sequence ATGAATATAACAAACGAATTTACAGAGCATTCTAATATTAAAAATATCACAATCGTGGGTTGTGGAAATGGTGGGCAAGCTATTGCTGCCCACCTAACGTACTTAGGGTATAAAGTTACCCTTTATGCGCCTCAAAACCATGCGAGTACATTAAATTATTTAATGCAAAATTCTGAAGTCCAGTGTTGTGGTGAACTTAATTTCAAAGTAAAAATTCATCATGTTACAAGTGACATGAAAGACGCCCTTAATAACGCTAAATATATTTTTTTGTGTATACCAGGTTTTGCTCATGATGAAATCTTTAACAGTATGTATAACCATCTAAATAATGGACAAGTGGTTTGTACATTTAACGCTCATTTTTCAGCTTTGTTTTTTTATAATCAATTACTAAAACAATCTAATAAACTACAAGTAACTTTTGTTGATTTTAATAGCTTACCGTACGCTTGTAGAGCTGAATCACCAGGGAAAATATCGATAATTGCAATTAAAAAAATGCTATCTGTTGCGATGTTACCAAGACAGATAATGACTGAAGTTTTAATTGAATTAAGGACAATTCTTCCTCTTGAGCTGATTGTTCATCAAAGCGTAATTAAATTAGGACTAACCATCCCAGATGGTATAACTCATCCGATAAATACTCTCTTAAATGCTGGACGTATAGGTAATGGGAACCTCCCTTTTTATTTTTATAAAGATGGAATCTCTGAAAAAACAGCTACTTTGATCACTGAGATGGATAAAGAGCGACAACATATTGGTAAATTATGCGGATTTGAAATATGCAGCTATGTAGAAATGTTAAATCAATTTTATGGGACTTCATTTAATTCCATTTATGACTTTTTTACTCAGTCAGCTGTTCACAATGAGCAATATCTGTGCCCTAACAACATGAATGATAGGTATATAGAGCAAGATGTACCTTATATCTTGGTACCTTGGTTTACTTTGGGTCTTCGGTTAGGTTACGAAGCCAAAGTAATGTCATCAATTATTAATTTATCGTCGTTGATCAACCAAAAGGATTACTTACAACTTGGGCGTAGCCTAAAACATGTACCACTTTTAGAAGAGATTTATAATGAAAATAAATAA